The Stigmatella ashevillena genomic sequence ACACCGCCAAGAAGCTCCAGAAGCAGCTCAACTTCACCCCCGAGCAGCTCGAGGCGCTGGACCGGGACGTGCGCACCGCGGTGCGGAAGATCAAGCGCGTGGAGGAGGAGGCCAACCTCCCCGTGGACGCGCTGCGCCGCAACTACGACGCCATCCGCCTGGGAGAGCGCCGCGCCGAGCGCGCCAAGAGCGAGCTGGTGGAGGCCAACCTGCGCCTCGTGGTGTCCATCGCGAAGAAGTACACCAACCGCGGCCTGCAGTTCCTGGACCTCATCCAGGAGGGAAACATCGGCCTGATGAAGGCCGTGGACAAGTTCGAGTACAAGCGCGGCTACAAGTTCTCGACGTATGCCACCTGGTGGATCCGTCAGGCCATCACCCGCGCCATCGCGGACCAGGCCCGCACCATCCGCATCCCGGTGCACATGATCGAGACCATCAACAAGCTCATCCGCACCAGCCGCTACCTCGTGCAGGAGATCGGCCGCGAGCCGACGCCCGAGGAGATCGCCGAGAAGATGGAGCTGCCGCTCGACAAGGTCCGCAAAGTCCTGAAGATCGCCAAGGAGCCCATCTCCCTGGAGACGCCCATCGGCGAGGAAGAGGACAGCCACCTGGGCGACTTCATCGAGGACAAGAGCCTCGTGTCGCCGGCGGACGCGGTCATCAACATGAACCTGGCGGAGCAGACCCGCAAGGTGCTCGCCACGCTGACGCCGCGCGAGGAGAAGGTGCTGCGCATGCGCTTCGGCATTGGTGAGAAGAGCGACCACACGCTGGAAGAGGTCGGCCAGGACTTCGAGGTGACGCGCGAGCGCATCCGCCAGATCGAAGCCAAGGCGCTGCGCAAGCTGAGACACCCCAGCCGCTCCAAGCGCCTGCGCTCCTTCGTGGAGAGCTGAGTCCCAACCGGTGAAGTGGTCCAAGCCCCCGCGTCCCCATGGACCGGGGGCTTCGCCGTTTCTAGAGTCCGGCCGTGCCCGTGACGCCTCCCCTCCCCTTCTCCGAAGCCGTGCGGCGTGCGGTGCGCGCCATCCCCCGCGGGGAGGTGCGCTCCTACGCGCAGGTGGCCCTCTACGCGGGCAAACCCGGAGCAGCCCGCGGGGTGGGCCGGGAGCTCAAGACGCTGAAGGGCGTGCCCTGGTGGCGTGTCATCCGCTCGGACAGGACGCTGGCGCCCGCGGTGGCGCACGAGCAGGCCCGGCGATTGGCCGCCGAGGGCGTTCAGGTAAAGCAGCAGGGAGAACACTTCCGCGTTCTGGCCTGAGCCTCTCCGGGGCGTTCTGCCCTCTTGTCAGCGGCACGGGCTGCGGGATACTTCTCCGCGTCACAGCGCGTTGTTTTGGGAAGGGCCCTTAGCTCAGCGGTTAGAGCTGTCGGCTCATAACCGATTGGTCCCCGGTTCGAATCCGGGAGGGCCCACTCGCCGTAACCCTTCCCCACGCCTCGGGATTTCCCTCCGAGGCGTGGGGGCGGAAAGCGCCCCTCGCCGCGTTCCGCACCACTGCCAACGGAACCCAAGCCTTGAGCAGCGGCGCACCTCGGAGGAGGCCGCATGCTCGACTTCAACTGCCTTGCCTCAAAGCACCAGCACCGCCGTGAAGACGCGGTTTTTCCAAGCGCTGGATGCTCAGGCGGCCGAGGTGGACGCCTCTTCCGCGCCGCTCGACCTCTCCATCTCCTTGAGCATGCGCTCTCCCTCGAGCTCATCGATGGGGGCGAAGCGCTCGAGGCTCGGACGGTAGGCGTGCACCCGCGCCTGGCCGATGTCGAACCACCAGCCGTGCAGCCGCACGGTGCCGGCCGCCAGACGATCGCGCACCAGGGGGTAGGTCTTCAGGTTCTCCATCTGCTGCAGCACGCTGTACTGGCTGAGCCGGTCATACGGGGCCAGCCCATCGCCGATCTTCCCACCGCGCTCGAAGGCGGCCAGGGCGGGGCGGCCCACGTCCAGCCAGCTGCTGAGGTTGGGCGTCTTCTGATCGTTGTACCCCGACAGAATGGCCTTCATGGCGCCGCAGCCGGAGTGGCCGCACACCACGATGTCCTTCACCGGCAGGGTGAGCAGGGAGAACTCCAGGGCCGCGGCCTCGGAGCGGTCGCTCAGGGACAGGCCCGAGGCGTCCGAGGGCGGCACCATGTTGCCCACGTTGCGCATGACGAAGAGGTCACCTGGGTTGGTGGACGCGAAGAGGTTGGGCACCACGCGGCTGTCGGCGCAGGCGATGAACAGGCAGTCGGGAGCCTGTCCATTGGCCAGCCGCGCGAAGGTGGAGCGGTAGGCGGGAAGGCTGTGACGCTGGAAATCGAGGAGACCCTGAACGAGCTTCTTCATGATTAGACACCTTCCGAGGAAAGAGTTGTGGTCGCGGAAACGGGCACTTCGGTCTTGTTGGAGGAGGCGGAGGCGCCCTTGCGCACCCACACCTCCTCAAGCGGCTCCATCCACACCTTGCCGCCCGTCTTGCGGTGGTTCTGGCACCAGCTCTCCAGAGCCTCGTAGCCGGAGTGGTCCAGCGTCTCCACCGCGAGGTCCAGCTCCACCTGGGCCCCACTGGGCACCTGGGCGAGCGCGGCCGACAACTGCGGCACGCCCACGAAGGTGAGGGCGCCGCCCACGCGCACCTGGTGCACCTCACCCTCCTGCTTCACCTGCACCTGCACCCGGCCCAGCCGCCACAGCAGCCGCGCCACCGCCACCGCGAAGCCCAGCCCGATGCCGGCCAACAGGTTGATGCCCACCACGCCGGCCACCGTCACCACGTACACGACGAGCTCGCCGCGCCGGCGCAGCTCGTGGATGTGGTGCATGTTGACCAGCTTGGCGCCCACGTGGACGAGCAGACCGGCCAGCACGGTGAGCGGCACCAGTCCGAGGTAGGAGCCCAGCAGGGACACGAAGAGCAGCATCCACACGCCGTGGATGAAGGCGGACGCGCGCGTCTTGGCGCCCGCGGCGATGTTGGCCGCGCTGCGCACGATGACGCCGGTGATGGGCAGGCCGCCCATCAGCCCGGACAGGGTGTTGGCCATGCCCTGCGCGAACAGCTCCTTGTCCAGGTTGGCGCGCGGGCCGGTGTGCAGCTTGTCCGTGGCCACCGCGCTCAGCAGCGACTCGGCGCTGGCCACCAGGGCCAGGGAGAACACCGCGGCCGCGAAGGCGCCCCAGTTGGCGGGCAGCTCGGGCAGCCGGATGCTCTCGAAGAGGCTCCCAGCCAGCTCCACCCGCTTCACGTCCGCGCCCCACACCGCCGCGGCCACCGAGCCCACCACCACCGCCACCAGCGGTCCGGGCACCTTCTTGAGGCGGCTGTCGGGCATCACCTGCCACAGCACCAGGATGGCAATGGTGACCACGCCCAGGATCGTCGCGGGGCCATGCAGGTCCATGATCTGCCCCGGCAACTCGCGCAGGTTGGCCCAGGCGTTGGACTGCGGCGCGCCTCCCAGCACGATGTGCAGCTGGCCCAGCACGATGAGGATGCCGATGCCCGCCAGCATGCCGTGGATGACGGCCGGGGAGATGCCCAGCGCGGCGCGCGCCACCTTCATGCCGCCGAGCACCATCTGGATGACGCCCGCGGCGGCCACCGCGGCGCACGTAGCGGCGAAGCCCAGCTCATTGATGAAGCCGAACACCATCACCGCCAGGCCCGCGGCCGGGCCGCTCACCAGCAGCGGCACACCGCCGAACAAGCCCACCACCAGGCCGCCCACCACCCCGGCGATGAGCCCGGCCATGATGGGAGCGCCCGAGGCCAGGGCGATGCCCATACACAGCGGCAGGGCCACCAGGAAGACCACCAAGGAGGCGGGCAAGTCACTGGCCAGCACCGTCCGGAGCGAGCCGGCAGAGCCGGCCTTCTGCTCGTTGGACTTCATTTCTCTCAGCCTCCACACACAAAGGAAGGCGCCGCGTCTCCTCGCGAGAGACGGGGCGCGTGTCCGGCTCACATGGGCAAGAGCCGTGCCAAGTGCGTGAAGGGGGTTTCCCTCTGAAGGGCTTGGAGGGAAGTCCCAGGGAACTTCAAGAAATTTGAAGTAGACCCGGGATCAATGAAAGAACCTTAAACAAGAATCTTTAAGTGCTGCCCGCCTACTCCTCGCCGAGCCGACGCAGGAAGGTGGGATAGGAGATGCCGAGCGCGCGGGCGGCATCCATCCGGCGCCCCTCCATGCGCTCCAGGACGTGGCGGACATACCGCCGCTCGATCTCCTCCAGGGGGGGCGGGGGGCCGGCCACGACGAAGGCATGGGGGTCGGACGTCTGGGCGGGGCCCCCGGAACGCGGCGCGAGCGCCTCCAGCTCCAGGTTGGGGCCGCCCTCGAGCACCAGGGCGCGCTCGAGCACGTTGCGCAGCTCGCGCACGTTGCCGGGGAAGGGGTAGCGCTCGAGCCGCTCGCGGGCGGCGACGGAGAAGCCCACCGGGCGGCGGCCCAGCTCCGCGCACAGCTCGGCCACCAGCGACTCGGCCAGTGGCAGCACGTCCTCGCGCCGCTCGCGCAGCGAGGGGATGTCCACCTTGAAGACGCTCAGGCGGAAGTAGAGGTCCTCGCGGAAGCGGCCGGCGGCCACCTCGTCGGTGAGGTTGCGGTTGGTGGCGGCCACCACGCGCGCGGTGCTGCTCAGCTCGCTGCTGCCGCCCAGCCGCCGGAAGGCGCCCTTGTCCAGGAAGGTGAGCAGCTTGGCCTGCAGGGCCAGCGGCAGCTCGCCCACCTCGTCGAGGAAGAGCAGGCCGCCGTTGGCCACCTCCACCAGACCGCGTCGGGCGGCGCGCGCGTCAGTGAAGGCGCCGCGCTCGTGGCCGAACAGCTCGCTCTCCACCATGGTGTCCGGCAGGGCGGCGCAGTTGATGTGGACGAAGGGCCCCTGCTCCTCGCGCAGCACGTGCAGGTGGCGGGCGATGACTTCCTTGCCCACGCCCGTCTCCCCCAGCAGCAGCACGGGGCTGCGGGGCGAGGTGGCGATGCGCTCGAGCATCTGCAGGGTGTGGCGCATGGCGGGCGAGCGCGGCACCAGCATGCGGTGCCGACCCTCCAGCGCGCTCTCGGCCCGTCGCAGCCGCTCCTGCAGTTGCACGTCCTCGGCGGCGCGGCGCGCGCGCAACACCAAGTCATCCAGCTCCACCGGCTTGGACAGGTAGTCTCGCGCGCCAGCCCGGATGGCCTCCACCGCACTGGCGATGTCCCCGTGCGCCGTCGCCATCAGCACCACGGCGCCGGGCACCAGGGTGCGCAGCTCCGGCAGGAAGGTGAGCCCGTCCCCATCTGGCAGTCGGCGGTCCAGGATGACCAGGTCGGGGGCCTCGCGGGCCAGCGCGGCGCGCGTCTCGTGCAGCGAGCGCGCGGTGAGGACGCGGAAGCCCTCCTGGGTGAGCACGGAGGCGGCGAGCGAGGAGAAGGTCCGGTCGTCATCCACCAGGAGCAGGGAGGTACTCATGTGGTGCTCTCCAGGGGCAGCCGCAGGGTGAAACGGCTGCCATCGGGCAGGCGGGTATAGGTGAGGTTGCCCCCATGGGACTCCACGGCGGCCCGGGCCATGGGCAGGCCCAAGCCCACGCCCTTGGCGCGCGCGGTGGCGAAGGGCTCCCACAGACGCGGCTCCAGGTCCTTGTCCACCCCGCCGGCGTTGTCCTCCACCCGCAGGACGGCCGCGTTGTCATCGCGCGCGAGGGTCACCCGCACCCAGGGAGAGGGACGCAGGCCCGTGTCGCGCGCCACCGCGCCCGCCTCCACCGCGTTGCGCACCAGGTTGTCGATGGCGGACACCAGCAGCGCCGGGTCCGCCTGCGTGGTGAGCCCCTCCTGCAGCGTCACCTGCACGGGCACGTCCTCGGACTCCGGCACCAGGCGCACCGACTGCAGGGCCTCCTCCACCAGCAGGTGCAGCTCGCAGGGGCGGCGCAGGGCGGCGGCCCTCGGAGCGCCGAAGGACAGCAGCGAGCGGGCCAGGTGCCCCAGCCGCTGCACCTGGGCACGCAGCGCGGGCAGGGCCACCTCACCCGCGGTGGCGGCGGGCCGCAGCAGCGACAGGGCCGCCTGCATGCCGTTGAGGGCGTTCTTCACCTCGTGGGCGATGAGCTGGCTGGCGGCGCCCAGCGCGGCCATCGTCTCCTGGTGCCGCAGCCGCTCCTCGGCCGCCAGCAGCGAGCGGTACGAGCGGCGCAGCAGGAAGGTGAAGAGCAGCAGGGTGCTGCCCAGCAAGGCGATGTGGAAGAGCAGCTGCCCGAGGAAGCGGCGCTGCAGCCGAGCGATGTCCCGCTCCTCGTCCTCCAGCACGGCCAGCAGCATGCCGCTGACGCCTGGGACGGAGACATGGGCCGCCGCGCCCAGCATGCGCTTGCCGTCCAACACGA encodes the following:
- a CDS encoding MGMT family protein; amino-acid sequence: MTPPLPFSEAVRRAVRAIPRGEVRSYAQVALYAGKPGAARGVGRELKTLKGVPWWRVIRSDRTLAPAVAHEQARRLAAEGVQVKQQGEHFRVLA
- a CDS encoding carbonic anhydrase, with product MKKLVQGLLDFQRHSLPAYRSTFARLANGQAPDCLFIACADSRVVPNLFASTNPGDLFVMRNVGNMVPPSDASGLSLSDRSEAAALEFSLLTLPVKDIVVCGHSGCGAMKAILSGYNDQKTPNLSSWLDVGRPALAAFERGGKIGDGLAPYDRLSQYSVLQQMENLKTYPLVRDRLAAGTVRLHGWWFDIGQARVHAYRPSLERFAPIDELEGERMLKEMERSSGAEEASTSAA
- a CDS encoding SulP family inorganic anion transporter, translated to MKSNEQKAGSAGSLRTVLASDLPASLVVFLVALPLCMGIALASGAPIMAGLIAGVVGGLVVGLFGGVPLLVSGPAAGLAVMVFGFINELGFAATCAAVAAAGVIQMVLGGMKVARAALGISPAVIHGMLAGIGILIVLGQLHIVLGGAPQSNAWANLRELPGQIMDLHGPATILGVVTIAILVLWQVMPDSRLKKVPGPLVAVVVGSVAAAVWGADVKRVELAGSLFESIRLPELPANWGAFAAAVFSLALVASAESLLSAVATDKLHTGPRANLDKELFAQGMANTLSGLMGGLPITGVIVRSAANIAAGAKTRASAFIHGVWMLLFVSLLGSYLGLVPLTVLAGLLVHVGAKLVNMHHIHELRRRGELVVYVVTVAGVVGINLLAGIGLGFAVAVARLLWRLGRVQVQVKQEGEVHQVRVGGALTFVGVPQLSAALAQVPSGAQVELDLAVETLDHSGYEALESWCQNHRKTGGKVWMEPLEEVWVRKGASASSNKTEVPVSATTTLSSEGV
- a CDS encoding sigma-54-dependent transcriptional regulator; this encodes MSTSLLLVDDDRTFSSLAASVLTQEGFRVLTARSLHETRAALAREAPDLVILDRRLPDGDGLTFLPELRTLVPGAVVLMATAHGDIASAVEAIRAGARDYLSKPVELDDLVLRARRAAEDVQLQERLRRAESALEGRHRMLVPRSPAMRHTLQMLERIATSPRSPVLLLGETGVGKEVIARHLHVLREEQGPFVHINCAALPDTMVESELFGHERGAFTDARAARRGLVEVANGGLLFLDEVGELPLALQAKLLTFLDKGAFRRLGGSSELSSTARVVAATNRNLTDEVAAGRFREDLYFRLSVFKVDIPSLRERREDVLPLAESLVAELCAELGRRPVGFSVAARERLERYPFPGNVRELRNVLERALVLEGGPNLELEALAPRSGGPAQTSDPHAFVVAGPPPPLEEIERRYVRHVLERMEGRRMDAARALGISYPTFLRRLGEE
- a CDS encoding sensor histidine kinase, producing MSRPPPLPGPSLSSALGELARAQQRAGRSAAVGLALLGVVALASPLLAYREDLQNAREEMLGNLSSQAQVQAEALGVHLGLLEAELRRLAEHPQLIPEDGSSGPEVAMLDSAFHHSPLFSEGVALLTPEGRSVWSDPAQISLGASPLTSRPWFRRVLAEGVSDINLLEGTEGPLVVAVPITRGGKVTGLLVGELRAGARPLPGVRSGGADMSLLLDGEGQLLLPVPAPNFAWSAERASRLRALVEAPGPLVLDGKRMLGAAAHVSVPGVSGMLLAVLEDEERDIARLQRRFLGQLLFHIALLGSTLLLFTFLLRRSYRSLLAAEERLRHQETMAALGAASQLIAHEVKNALNGMQAALSLLRPAATAGEVALPALRAQVQRLGHLARSLLSFGAPRAAALRRPCELHLLVEEALQSVRLVPESEDVPVQVTLQEGLTTQADPALLVSAIDNLVRNAVEAGAVARDTGLRPSPWVRVTLARDDNAAVLRVEDNAGGVDKDLEPRLWEPFATARAKGVGLGLPMARAAVESHGGNLTYTRLPDGSRFTLRLPLESTT